One Setaria italica strain Yugu1 chromosome II, Setaria_italica_v2.0, whole genome shotgun sequence DNA segment encodes these proteins:
- the LOC101771017 gene encoding uncharacterized protein LOC101771017: MEGRPSKEISSAEAVFVGALSSGVNAPTWFVLKITFLLLAFCFTAMLALAFSSKNFVIVGHVLLLVTIGTVLFVLLNRFLAEVGLVPVEQQMQEMGIHKTEATDRDKRK; this comes from the exons ATGGAAGGGCGTCCCTCAAAAGAAATATCATCTGCTGAAGCTGTCTTCGTGGGAGCATTGTCGTCTGGTGTTAAT GCTCCCACGTGGTTTGTGCTGAAGATCACATTTTTGCTCCTGGCCTTCTGTTTTACTGCAATGCTTGCTCTAGCATTTTCATCGAAAAACTTTGTGATTGTTGGGCATGTTCTTCTGCTCGTGACTATTGGCACAGTGCTATTTGTTCTGCTTAACAG GTTTCTAGCAGAAGTTGGGCTTGTGCCTGTTGAACAACAGATGCAGGAGATGGGCATCcacaaaacagaagccacaGATAGGGACAAAAGAAAGTAA
- the LOC101773306 gene encoding pentatricopeptide repeat-containing protein At3g26782, mitochondrial, with protein sequence MAAASVMPPHADPPPLATARDRTAPTSDPQRRRDAPTPSLRALFLRAVDPSRPSSWSAAVADLLSSGDPAAALAAFAAALRANPAALRPALPPALRAAAAATSLAAGRQLHLLALRSGLFPSDAYAASALLHMYHHCSCPLDARRAFDEIPAPNPVIVTAMASGCVRNNLVYPALAIFRSMVSSESAGVVDEAAALVALSASARVPDRGITGGIHALVVKIGLDGHAGVANTMLDAYAKGGGHDLGAARKLFDMMERDAVSWNTMIALYAQNGLSTEALGFYGKMLNVGGGIRCNAVTLSAVLLACAHAGAIQTGKRIHNQVVRMGLEENVYVGTSVVDMYSKCGRVEMARKAFCRIKEKNILSWSAMIAGYGMHGHGQEALEVFSEMRRSGLKPNYITFISVLAACSHAGLLNEGRHWYNAMSKEFGIEPGVEHYGCMVDLLGRAGCLDEAYGLIKEMKVKPDAAMWGALLSACRIHKNVELAETAANRLFELDATNSGYYVLLSNIYAEAGMWKDVERMRVLFKTRGMEKPPGYSSVELKGKTHLFYVGDKRHPQHKEIYAYLDKLLERMQEAGYAPNTGSVHHDLDEEEKESTLRIHSEKLAVAFALMNSVQGSVIHVIKNLRVCTDCHTAIKIITKLTGREIIVRDIKRFHHFKDGLCSCGDYW encoded by the exons ATGGCGGCAGCAAGCGTCATGCCTCCACACGCAGACCCACCACCACTAGCCACGGCGCGTGACCGCACAGCTCCCACCTCCGACCCCCAACGCCGACGAGACGCCCCCACCCCGTCCCTCCGCGCGCTCTTCCTCCGCGCCGTCGACCCTTCCCGCCCCTCGTCGtggtccgccgccgtcgcggacctcctctcctccggcgaccccgccgccgctctggccgccttcgccgccgccctccgcgccaACCCCGCCGCGCTCCGCCCGGCCCTGCCCCcggccctccgcgccgccgccgccgccacctccctcgccgccggccgccagctccacctcctcgcGCTCCGCTCGGGCCTCTTCCCCTCCGACGCGtacgccgcctccgccctcctccACATGTACCACCATTGCTCCTGCCCGCTCGACGCCCGCAGGGCGTTCGACGAAATCCCCGCCCCCAACCCCGTCATTGTCACTGCCATGGCGTCCGGCTGCGTGCGGAACAACCTCGTATACCCGGCCCTCGCCATCTTCCGCTCCATGGTCTCCTCTGAGTCCGCCGGGGTGGTCGACGAGGCCGCTGCGCTGGTGGCGCTCTCTGCGTCCGCACGCGTCCCCGACCGCGGCATTACTGGTGGCATTCATGCTCTTGTTGTGAAGATTGGCTTGGACGGGCATGCTGGTGTGGCTAACACGATGCTAGACGCTTATGCAAAAGGCGGTGGTCATGACCTGGGCGCTGCGAGGAAGCTCTTTGATATGATGGAGAGGGACGCGGTGTCCTGGAACACGATGATTGCGTTGTATGCACAGAATGGACTGTCGACAGAGGCACTCGGATTTTATGGTAAGATGCTGAATGTTGGTGGTGGCATTAGGTGCAATGCCGTGACTTTGTCAGCTGTGCTACTGGCTTGCGCGCATGCTGGGGCAATACAGACTGGAAAGCGCATTCATAATCAG GTGGTACGAATGGGTTTGGAGGAGAATGTCTATGTTGGAACTTCTGTAGTTGATATGTACAGCAAGTGTGGGAGAGTTGAAATGGCTAGGAAGGCCTTCTGCAGAATCAAGGAAAAGAATATCCTTTCATGGTCTGCCATGATTGCTGGCTATGGCATGCATGGTCATGGGCAAGAAGCCCTTGAGGTTTTTAGTGAGATGAGGAGATCAGGGTTAAAGCCCAACTACATAACCTTTATCTCAGTTTTAGCTGCTTGCAGTCATGCCGGTCTTTTGAATGAGGGCCGTCATTGGTACAATGCCATGAGCAAAGAATTTGGAATTGAGCCTGGTGTGGAGCATTATGGATGCATGGTGGATCTTCTTGGTCGTGCTGGTTGTCTTGATGAGGCTTATGGACTTATTAAAGAAATGAAGGTCAAACCTGATGCTGCCATGTGGGGAGCTCTACTTAGTGCATGCCGGATCCATAAAAATGTTGAGCTGGCAGAAACTGCTGCGAATAGATTGTTCGAGCTGGATGCAACTAACTCTGGGTACTATGTTCTCTTGTCCAATATATATGCAGAAGCAGGAATGTGGAAAGATGTGGAAAGAATGAGAGTTCTGTTTAAAACAAGAGGGATGGAAAAGCCTCCAGGGTATAGCTCAGTTGAGTTGAAAGGTAAAACCCATTTATTTTATGTTGGAGACAAGAGACACCCACAGCACAAGGAAATCTATGCTTATTTGGATAAACTTCTTGAGAGAATGCAAGAAGCAGGCTATGCACCAAACACAGGTTCTGTTCATCATGATTtggatgaagaagaaaaagaatccACGTTGCGCATCCATAGTGAAAAGCTTGCTGTTGCTTTTGCGCTAATGAACTCTGTACAAGGATCAGTAATCCATGTCATAAAGAATCTCCGGGTATGCACTGATTGTCATACAGCAATAAAGATTATTACAAAGCTTACTGGACGAGAGATCATTGTTAGAGATATAAAGCGGTTTCATCATTTCAAGGATGGATTGTGCTCATGTGGGGATTATTGGTGA
- the LOC101774791 gene encoding aspartokinase 2, chloroplastic, which yields MAAAAAAAALRTPARLGLNGAAAGEKWLLQRQRGAPAPVLVPAAPCRRKAAVRCQRAVGAAIVEKKDAQEGASSGGAEPELTVVMKFGGSSVASAERMREVADLILSFPEERPVIVLSAMGKTTNKLLMAGEKAVRCGATNVSELDELSFIKELHLGTVDQLGLDSSIVCGLLDELEQLLKGISMMKELTLRTRDYLVSFGECMSTRIFAALLNKIGVKARQYDAFEIGFITTDDFTNADILEATYPAIAKRLHGDWINDPAIPIVTGFLGKGWRSCAITTLGRGGSDLTATTIGKALGLREIQVWKDVDGVLTCDPNIHPKAKPVPYLTFDEAAELAYFGAQVLHPQSMRPAREGDIPVRVKNSYNRQAPGTLITKARDMSKSILTSIVLKSNITMLDIVSTRMLGQYGFLAKVFSIFEDLGISVDCVATSEVSISLTLDPSKLWSCELVQQKIELDDVIEELEKIAVVHLLQNRSIISLIGNVQRSSLILEKAFNVLRRNGVNVQMISQGASKVNISLVVHDSEAKQCVQALHSAFFENGFSSEVDKMDVLHNDFTSHSKGTVHTH from the exons atggcggcggcggcggcggcggcggctctccgTACCCCCGCGCGGCTGGGACTCAACGGTGCCGCCGCTGGGGAGAAGTGGCTGCTGCAGCGGCAGCGCGGAGCCCCGGCGCCTGTCTtggtgccggcggcgccgtgccggaggaaggcggcggtcCGGTGCCAGCGAGCCGTCGGCGCCGCCATTGTggagaagaaggatgcgcaGGAGGGAGCGAGTTCCGGTGGGGCCGAGCCGGAGCTCACTGTCGTGATGAAGTTCGGCGGGTCGTCGGTGGCCTCGGCCGAGCGGATGCGCGAGGTGGCCGACCTCATCCTCAGCTTCCCCGAGGAGCGGCCGGTCATCGTGCTCTCCGCGATGGGGAAGACCACCAACAAACTCCTCATG GCTGGGGAAAAGGCAGTGCGCTGCGGCGCGACCAACGTCTCGGAGCTGGACGAGCTCTCCTTTATAAAGGAATTGCATCTTGG GACGGTTGACCAGCTTGGGCTAGATAGTTCAATTGTTTGTG GTTTGCTGGATGAACTTGAACAACTTCTTAAGGGAATTTCTATGATGAAAGAGCTGACTCTTAGGACACGAGATTATCTAGTCTCATTTGGTGAATGCATGTCTacaagaatatttgcagcacttTTAAACAAAATTGGGGTAAAAGCTCGGCAG TATGATGCATTTGAAATTGGCTTTATAACTACTGATGATTTCACAAATGCCGATATTCTGGAAGCAACTTATCCTGCCATTGCAAAAAGGCTACATGGGGACTGGATTAACGATCCTGCTATTCCTATTGTCACTGGCTTTCTTGGAAAG GGATGGAGATCTTGTGCGATAACCACCTTAGGCAGGGGTGGTAGCGACTTGACAGCTACAACCATCGGCAAAGCCTTGGGATTAAGAGAAATCCAG GTTTGGAAAGATGTTGATGGTGTTTTAACATGTGATCCTAATATTCACCCAAAGGCAAAACCTGTGCCATACTTGACATTTGATGAGGCAGCTGAACTTGCCTATTTTGGTGCACAG GTTTTGCATCCACAATCAATGCGACCAGCTAGAGAAGGTGATATACCTGTTAGGGTTAAGAATTCGTATAACCGTCAAGCCCCTGGTACCCTCATCACTAAAGCAAGAGATATGAGTAAG agtatttTGACTAGCATTGTATTGAAATCAAATATTACGATGCTTGATATAGTGAGCACTCGCATGCTTGGCCAGTATGGTTTTCTAGCTAAG GTCTTTTCGATATTTGAAGATTTGGGCATCTCTGTTGATTGCGTGGCTACCAGTGAAGTCAGCATATCTTTGACCCTGGATCCATCGAAACTATGGAGTTGTGAATTGGTTCAGCAAAAGATT GAACTTgatgacgtcattgaagagcttGAGAAGATAGCAGTTGTTCATCTCCTGCAGAACAGGTCAATAATATCTTTAATTGGAAATGTGCAGAGGTCGTCTTTGATTCTTGAAAAG GCATTTAACGTTCTACGAAGAAACGGCGTCAATGTCCAGATGATCTCACAAGGGGCATCCAAG GTGAATATTTCCTTGGTAGTCCATGACAGTGAGGCAAAACAGTGTGTCCAAGCCCTCCACTCTGCATTCTTCGAGAACGGCTTCTCCTCGGAAGTCGATAAAATGGATGTTCTGCACAATGACTTCACATCACATTCCAAGGGAACCGTTCACACCCATTAG
- the LOC101781163 gene encoding receptor-like serine/threonine-protein kinase SD1-8 has product MAMSHLLLLALLLASACTSSSASGNTLTQSGNLTGIRTLASPGDAFRLGLFAASNRSRWFLGIWFTVSPDTVVWVANRDSPLTSPSGVVEVSIGGALVLRDGASTVWSSSDYSNSSAAAGAVAAELRDTGNLVLADAAGTVLWQSFEHPTNTFLPEMRVGRSLATGAEWSLSSWRAADDPSPGEFRYVMATPRGGAPELHVWSGGRKVYRTGPWNGVRFSGIPEMTTFEDMFEFRFTAAAGEVSYMFRNRDGSPMSRVLLNESGVMQRMVWDKASGTWSNFWSGPRDQCDGYGRCGAFGVCNVVDALVCGCITGFVPRSAAEWYMRNTSGGCARRTPLRCGGSGGGDDGFYVLRGVKLPDTERTAEDASATLQECARRCLANCSCTAYAAADIRGGGSGCIQWFGDLVDTRFVDSGQDLYVRLAKSELAVADAPKNTRKFVAVITLVVTGFALLLLSLAFVIWRKVRRSERVTMLDGAVELMSGECPTYPMGIIRTATNGFCADNVIGRGGFGVVYKGQLPDGQHVAVKKLSAENTAQALNEFMNEVVLIANLQHRNLVRLLGCCVHCSERMLVYEYMSNKSLDFFIFAERRRALLSWKTRLDIILGIARGVLYLHQDSRLNIIHRDLKAANVLLDGDMVAKISDFGIARLFSTSADRQETITGRIIGTYGYMAPEYAMDGTMSFMQDVYSFGVLLLEIVSGRRNQRSFNLIAHAWGLWEGGRSRDLTDPAIRGGCTGGELGQAATCVQVALLCVQDCPSRRPPMADVIPMLLQQTAPGRPQRPVVCSNPAAAAAAALAVLAEITGGGNELTITSLEGR; this is encoded by the exons ATGGCCATGAGCCACCTGCTCCTCCTTGCTCTTCTCTTAGCGTCAGCTTGCACATCCTCCTCCGCCAGCGGGAACACGCTGACTCAGTCCGGGAACCTCACAGGGATCCGGACGCTGGCCTCGCCCGGCGACGCCTTCCGGCTGGGCCTCTTCGCCGCCAGCAACCGATCCAGGTGGTTCCTCGGCATATGGTTCACTGTCTCACCGGACACCGTCGTCTGGGTCGCCAACCGCGACAGCCCGCTGACAAGCCCGTCCGGCGTGGTCGAGGTCAGCATCGGAGGAGCCCTGGTCCTCCGCGACGGCGCTAGCACTGTCTGGTCGTCCTCcgactactccaactcctccgccgcggccggcgcggtcgCCGCGGAGCTCCGCGACACGGGCAACCTGGTGCTCGCGGACGCTGCCGGCACCgtgctgtggcagagcttcgaACACCCGACCAACACGTTCCTCCCGGAGATGCGGGTCGGGAGGAGCCTCGCGACCGGCGCCGAGTGGTCCCTCTCGTCGTGGCGCGCCGCCGACGACCCGTCGCCCGGCGAGTTCCGCTACGTCATGGCCACGCCGCGCGGCGGAGCGCCGGAGCTCCACGTCTGGAGCGGCGGCCGCAAGGTCTACCGGACGGGGCCCTGGAACGGCGTGCGGTTCAGCGGCATCCCGGAGATGACCACCTTCGAGGACATGTTCGAGTTCCGGttcacggccgccgccggcgaggtctcCTACATGTTCCGCAACCGCGACGGCTCGCCGATGTCGCGGGTGCTCCTCAACGAGTCCGGCGTGATGCAGCGCATGGTCTGGGACAAGGCCTCGGGGACCTGGAGCAACTTCTGGTCGGGGCCGCGGGACCAGTGCGACGGCTACGGCCGGTGCGGCGCGTTCGGCGTCTGCAACGTCGTCGACGCCTTGGTCTGCGGCTGCATCACCGGGTTCGtgccgaggtcggcggcggagtGGTACATGCGGAACACGTCCGGCGGGTGCGCCCGGAGGACGCCGCTAcggtgcggcggcagcggcggcggggacgacggGTTCTACGTCCTGCGCGGCGTGAAGCTGCCGGACACGGAGAGGACCGCCGAGGACGCCAGTGCCACGCTCCAGGAGTGCGCGCGGAGGTGCCTGGCGAACTGCTCCTGCACGGCGTACGCGGCGGCGGAcatccgcggcggcgggagcgggtgCATCCAGTGGTTCGGCGACCTGGTGGACACGCGGTTCGTCGACAGCGGCCAGGATCTCTATGTCAGGCTTGCAAAGTCtgaacttgcagttgcag ATGCTCCCAAGAATACCCGGAAGTTTGTGGCTGTCATCACCCTGGTGGTTACCGGGTTCGCGTTGCTTCTTCTATCCCTTGCCTTTGTGATTTGGAGAAAGGTGCGGCGCAGTGAGAGAG TTACCATGCTTGATGGCGCGGTCGAGCTTATGAGCGGCGAATGCCCCACGTACCCGATGGGGATCATTAGAACAGCCACCAACGGATTCTGTGCAGACAATGTGATTGGGCGAGGCGGATTCGGCGTGGTTTACAAG GGACAGTTGCCGGATGGGCAGCACGTTGCTGTCAAGAAGCTCTCGGCGGAGAACACGGCGCAAGCCCTGAACGAGTTCATGAACGAGGTGGTCCTGATCGCGAACCTGCAGCACCGCAACCTGGTCCGCCTCCTCGGCTGCTGCGTCCACTGCTCGGAGAGGATGCTCGTCTACGAGTACATGAGCAACAAGAGCTTGGACTTCTTCATCTTTG CCGAAAGGCGGCGCGCGTTGCTGAGCTGGAAGACGAGGCTGGACATCATCCTCGGCATCGCGAGGGGCGTCCTGTACCTCCACCAGGACTCGAGGCTCAACATCATCCACCGGGACCTGAAGGCGGCGAACGTGCTCCTCGACGGCGACATGGTCGCCAAGATCTCCGACTTCGGCATCGCCAGGCTCTTCAGCACCAGCGCCGACCGCCAGGAGACCATCACCGGAAGAATCATCGGCACATA cgGGTACATGGCGCCGGAGTACGCCATGGACGGTACGATGTCGTTCATGCaggacgtgtacagcttcggcgtgcTCCTGCTGGAGATCGTCAGCGGCAGGAGGAACCAGAGAAGCTTCAATCTCATAGCTCAT GCATGGGGGCTCTGGGAAGGAGGCCGGAGCCGGGACCTCACGGACCCGGCGATCCGCGGCGGCTGCACGGGAGGCGAGCTGGGGCAGGCGGCGACGTGCGTCCAAGTCGCGCTGCTCTGCGTGCAGGACTGCCCGAGCCGGCGGCCGCCCATGGCGGACGTCATCCCGATGCTGTTGCAGCAGACAGCGCCGGGGCGGCCGCAGCGGCCCGTGGTTTGCAGcaacccggccgccgccgcagccgccgctctCGCCGTGCTAGCAGAGatcaccggcggcggcaacgagcTGACCATCACGAGCCTCGAAGGCCGGTAG